From Camelina sativa cultivar DH55 chromosome 7, Cs, whole genome shotgun sequence, one genomic window encodes:
- the LOC104701035 gene encoding defensin-like protein 46 — MCGTKTLVICFLVIILAVSLSNNNVLVSGIKNFDVDHCDTRCYGKDECMNYCIQAGYRSGECGSLCIPCPIKCCCQK, encoded by the exons ATGTGTGGTACTAAAACTTTGGTGATTTGTTTCCTTGTAATAATACTTGCAGTTTCGTTGTCTAACAATAACGTTTTGGTTTCAG GGATCAAGAATTTTGATGTTGACCATTGCGATACTCGGTGTTACGGAAAGGATGAATGTATGAACTACTGTATTCAAGCTGGATATAGAAGTGGAGAATGCGGTTCTCTTTGTATTCCATGTCCTATCAAATGTTGTTGCCAAAAGTAG